A part of Entelurus aequoreus isolate RoL-2023_Sb linkage group LG03, RoL_Eaeq_v1.1, whole genome shotgun sequence genomic DNA contains:
- the LOC133646753 gene encoding mitochondrial import inner membrane translocase subunit Tim9 isoform X2: MAVQVSESDQVKQFKEFLGTYNKVTENCFMDCVKDFTSRDVRPEESVCSESCLQKYLKMTQRISMRFQEYHIQQNEALAAKAGLLGQSH; the protein is encoded by the exons ATGGCGGTTCAGGTGTCCGAGTCGGACCAGGTCAAACAG TTCAAAGAGTTTTTGGGGACGTACAACAAGGTGACAGAGAACTGCTTCATGGACTGCGTCAAAGACTTCACCAGCAGGGACGTCCGGCCCGAAGAG TCCGTGTGCTCCGAGTCCTGTCTCCAAAAGTACCTGAAGATGACCCAACGGATCTCCATGCGCTTCCAGGAGTACCACATCCAGCAGAACGAGGCGCTGGCGGCTAAAGCGGGTCTGCTGGGTCAATCTCACTGA
- the LOC133646753 gene encoding mitochondrial import inner membrane translocase subunit Tim9 isoform X1, which translates to MFLSVTPRLSNMAVQVSESDQVKQFKEFLGTYNKVTENCFMDCVKDFTSRDVRPEESVCSESCLQKYLKMTQRISMRFQEYHIQQNEALAAKAGLLGQSH; encoded by the exons ATGTTTTTAAGTGTCACTCCCAGGTTGTCAAACATGGCGGTTCAGGTGTCCGAGTCGGACCAGGTCAAACAG TTCAAAGAGTTTTTGGGGACGTACAACAAGGTGACAGAGAACTGCTTCATGGACTGCGTCAAAGACTTCACCAGCAGGGACGTCCGGCCCGAAGAG TCCGTGTGCTCCGAGTCCTGTCTCCAAAAGTACCTGAAGATGACCCAACGGATCTCCATGCGCTTCCAGGAGTACCACATCCAGCAGAACGAGGCGCTGGCGGCTAAAGCGGGTCTGCTGGGTCAATCTCACTGA